The following are encoded in a window of Brockia lithotrophica genomic DNA:
- the trpD gene encoding anthranilate phosphoribosyltransferase: MRAYLERLVRRNSLTREEARAALTAVVEGEATPVQAAALLTALRVKGEDVEEVLGFVETLRAYARPFPSFPGAVDTAGTGGDGGVTYNVSTAAALVAASAGVPVIKHGNRAASGRSGSADALEGLGFPVQLSAEGQRRLVEELGFAFLFAPLYHPAMARLRDVRRELGFPTVMNFLGPLTNPAGVRRQVLGVSAPERLEFLAEVLRRLGVEHALVVSGACGGEEGRALDEVSVFGPTRVAEIRGDRTETYVLDPLDLGLPRFACEEATRVEAETAGAFLWALLGAEGEGFGMQHAFERRAVPTPTEADRALLYANAGAALYVAGTVASLAEGVRRARELVEGGATSAYLGRLLRRAAELAQRGGDVPDAAPTAG; encoded by the coding sequence GTGCGCGCATACCTCGAACGTCTCGTCCGGCGGAATTCCCTCACGCGCGAAGAGGCGCGCGCGGCGCTCACCGCCGTCGTCGAAGGGGAGGCCACGCCGGTTCAGGCGGCCGCCCTTCTCACCGCCTTGCGCGTCAAGGGGGAAGATGTCGAGGAAGTCCTCGGCTTCGTGGAGACCCTTCGGGCGTACGCCCGTCCCTTTCCTTCCTTTCCGGGTGCGGTGGATACGGCGGGGACGGGGGGAGACGGCGGGGTCACGTACAACGTCTCCACCGCCGCGGCCCTCGTCGCCGCGTCGGCGGGGGTTCCCGTGATCAAGCACGGAAACCGCGCCGCTTCCGGGCGCTCGGGGAGCGCCGACGCGCTGGAAGGGCTCGGGTTCCCCGTGCAGCTTTCCGCGGAGGGGCAGAGGCGGCTCGTGGAAGAGCTCGGCTTCGCCTTTCTCTTCGCTCCGCTCTACCACCCAGCGATGGCGCGCCTCCGCGACGTCCGGCGCGAGCTCGGCTTTCCTACGGTGATGAACTTCCTGGGGCCGCTCACGAACCCCGCCGGCGTGCGCCGTCAGGTGCTCGGCGTGAGCGCTCCGGAGCGCCTCGAGTTTCTCGCCGAAGTCCTGCGCCGCCTCGGCGTCGAACACGCCCTCGTCGTGAGCGGCGCGTGCGGTGGCGAGGAGGGCCGGGCGCTCGACGAGGTGAGCGTCTTCGGTCCGACGCGCGTCGCCGAAATTCGCGGGGATCGGACGGAGACGTACGTCCTCGACCCTCTGGACCTCGGGCTTCCGCGCTTTGCCTGCGAGGAAGCTACGCGCGTGGAGGCGGAAACGGCCGGCGCGTTTCTGTGGGCGCTCCTCGGCGCCGAGGGGGAAGGATTTGGGATGCAGCACGCTTTCGAACGGCGAGCGGTACCAACGCCTACGGAGGCCGACCGCGCCCTCCTATACGCCAACGCGGGTGCGGCCCTCTACGTCGCCGGAACCGTGGCAAGCCTCGCGGAAGGCGTACGCCGGGCGCGGGAGCTCGTGGAAGGCGGGGCGACTTCCGCCTACCTCGGGCGGCTCCTCCGCCGCGCCGCGGAGCTGGCGCAAAGGGGGGGCGACGTTCCCGACGCGGCCCCCACGGCCGGCTGA
- the trpA gene encoding tryptophan synthase subunit alpha — protein sequence MNAASDGSRDLRGTAAIEAAFRRGPRPLFIPYLTLGDPTPEETRARLWELARAGAGIVELGVPYSDPLADGPVLREAAVRALRHRIGIGEALAFVRSLRDEGFALPLVLFAYANPLFRFGAERFAREALAAGVDAVLVPDLPPEESGDVLGFLRAVGIPLIPLVALTSRGRIAERLAGREGFVYAVSSLGTTGVRERLPEELLAFLAEIRAATSLPVAVGFGIHRQEQVEMLAPHAEGIIVGSALAHLWAEGGSVEEFVRELFSGVW from the coding sequence ATGAACGCGGCTTCCGACGGCTCCCGCGACCTCCGGGGGACGGCGGCGATCGAGGCGGCCTTCCGCAGAGGGCCGCGTCCCCTCTTCATCCCCTACCTCACCCTAGGCGATCCGACGCCCGAAGAGACGCGCGCGCGCCTTTGGGAGCTTGCCCGCGCAGGAGCGGGGATCGTGGAACTCGGCGTCCCGTACTCCGATCCCTTGGCGGACGGTCCGGTTCTCCGGGAAGCGGCGGTGCGGGCGCTCCGCCACCGAATCGGGATCGGAGAGGCCCTGGCCTTCGTGCGCTCCTTACGGGACGAGGGCTTCGCCCTCCCGCTCGTCCTCTTTGCGTATGCGAATCCTCTCTTTCGTTTTGGGGCGGAACGCTTCGCCCGTGAGGCGCTTGCGGCCGGCGTCGACGCCGTGCTCGTACCCGATCTGCCTCCCGAGGAGTCGGGCGACGTCCTCGGCTTCCTGCGCGCGGTCGGCATTCCCCTCATCCCCCTCGTCGCCCTCACGAGCCGCGGGCGGATCGCCGAGCGGCTTGCGGGGCGGGAGGGGTTCGTCTACGCCGTATCCTCTCTGGGCACGACGGGCGTGCGGGAGCGGTTGCCCGAGGAGCTCCTCGCCTTCCTCGCGGAAATTCGGGCGGCGACCTCTCTTCCCGTAGCCGTAGGCTTTGGGATCCACCGCCAGGAGCAGGTGGAGATGCTCGCCCCGCACGCGGAGGGGATCATCGTCGGGAGCGCCCTCGCCCACCTGTGGGCCGAGGGGGGAAGCGTGGAGGAGTTCGTGCGTGAACTCTTTTCCGGGGTATGGTGA
- the trpB gene encoding tryptophan synthase subunit beta encodes MVQSASTESPEGGKKIARPYGEGDGHFGPYGGRYVPETLVRALEELEEAYHTYLKDENFLAEYRRLLREYAGRPTPVTFVPRLSEAYGAPVYLKREDLNHTGAHKINHALGQALLAERLGKRRLVAETGAGQHGVATATVAARFGMEAVIFMGEEDMRRQAPNVARMRLLGAKVVPVTTGTRTLQDAVSEAIRYWVEHVEDTYYLLGSAVGPHPYPSLVRDFQRVIGEEARAQFLEMTGELPRGLVASVGGGSNAIGLFYAFLDDPVEIVGVEAGGLGISTGKHAASLTAGEVGVLHGAKSYILQDELGNVLPAHSISAGLDYPGVGPEHAYLKEIGRVRYEAVTDDEALEAFLDLTRLEGIIPALESAHAVAYAKRWAKEFPGPILVNLSGRGDKDLGHVFELLEARGVKFVDEGTQGDRG; translated from the coding sequence ATGGTTCAAAGCGCATCCACGGAATCCCCCGAAGGGGGCAAGAAGATCGCCCGTCCCTACGGAGAGGGCGACGGCCACTTCGGCCCGTACGGCGGCCGCTACGTGCCGGAAACGCTCGTCCGCGCCCTCGAGGAGCTCGAGGAGGCGTACCACACCTACCTCAAGGACGAAAACTTCCTCGCCGAGTACCGGCGGCTCCTTCGCGAATACGCCGGACGTCCTACGCCCGTGACCTTCGTGCCGCGCCTTTCCGAGGCGTACGGCGCGCCCGTCTACCTCAAGCGCGAAGACCTGAACCACACGGGAGCGCACAAGATCAACCACGCTCTGGGCCAGGCGCTCCTTGCGGAGCGCTTGGGGAAGCGCCGTCTCGTGGCGGAGACGGGGGCGGGACAGCACGGCGTGGCCACGGCTACCGTAGCCGCGCGCTTCGGCATGGAAGCGGTGATCTTCATGGGCGAAGAGGACATGCGCCGTCAGGCCCCCAACGTGGCGCGCATGCGCCTCCTCGGCGCAAAGGTCGTTCCCGTAACCACGGGTACGCGCACGCTCCAGGACGCCGTGAGCGAGGCGATCCGCTACTGGGTGGAGCACGTAGAGGACACGTACTACCTCCTCGGCTCCGCGGTCGGTCCGCACCCGTACCCGTCGCTCGTTCGCGACTTCCAGCGGGTGATCGGGGAGGAGGCGCGGGCGCAGTTCCTCGAGATGACCGGCGAACTTCCCCGCGGACTCGTAGCCTCCGTCGGCGGCGGGAGCAACGCGATCGGCCTCTTCTACGCCTTTCTCGACGACCCCGTGGAAATCGTCGGCGTGGAAGCCGGGGGTTTGGGGATTTCCACGGGAAAGCACGCCGCATCCCTCACCGCCGGAGAAGTGGGCGTTCTCCACGGAGCGAAGTCCTACATCCTTCAGGACGAGCTGGGCAACGTCCTGCCGGCGCACTCGATTTCCGCGGGGCTCGACTACCCGGGCGTCGGTCCGGAGCACGCCTACCTCAAGGAAATCGGGCGCGTGCGCTATGAGGCGGTGACCGACGACGAGGCACTCGAGGCGTTCCTCGACCTCACGCGTCTCGAAGGGATCATCCCGGCGCTCGAAAGCGCCCACGCCGTCGCCTACGCGAAGCGTTGGGCGAAGGAGTTTCCCGGCCCGATCCTCGTGAACCTCTCCGGCCGGGGGGACAAGGACCTCGGGCACGTCTTCGAACTCTTGGAAGCCCGAGGGGTGAAGTTCGTCGACGAGGGTACCCAGGGGGATCGGGGATGA
- a CDS encoding indole-3-glycerol phosphate synthase TrpC, with protein sequence MESPSSFLAQILADKRREVEGLRASAADLAYLARKLAEEAVSAGAEAPEGTFAFARALVVSPRPVAVIAEVKRRSPSRGTIREPWDVYAVARGYAEAQVDALSVLAERVHFAGDPLYVSFFRRAVGRPVLWKDFVFDPVQIDLARVHGADAVLLIARILDEATLAALLEHARSLALDALVEVHDEFDAEKAVRAGARLVGINHRDLTSFRVDLGVSERIVPLLSPGTIVVAESGISRPEDVARLARLGVRAVLVGEHFMRQADVAAAVRSLVGPIS encoded by the coding sequence TTGGAATCTCCTTCGAGTTTCCTCGCGCAGATCCTCGCCGACAAGAGGCGAGAGGTCGAGGGGCTGCGCGCGAGCGCGGCGGACCTCGCATACCTCGCCCGAAAGCTTGCGGAAGAGGCGGTTTCCGCGGGCGCCGAAGCGCCGGAAGGGACCTTCGCCTTTGCCCGGGCGCTCGTCGTTTCCCCCCGGCCCGTGGCGGTGATCGCCGAGGTAAAGCGGCGAAGCCCTTCTCGGGGGACGATTCGCGAGCCGTGGGACGTCTACGCCGTCGCCCGCGGCTACGCGGAGGCCCAAGTCGACGCCCTTTCCGTCCTCGCGGAGCGTGTGCACTTTGCCGGCGATCCTCTCTACGTCTCGTTTTTCCGCCGTGCCGTCGGGCGCCCCGTCCTGTGGAAGGACTTCGTCTTTGACCCTGTGCAGATCGACCTCGCCCGCGTCCACGGGGCCGACGCCGTCCTCCTCATCGCCCGCATCCTCGACGAGGCGACCTTGGCCGCGCTCCTCGAACATGCCCGATCCCTCGCCCTCGACGCCCTCGTCGAGGTGCACGACGAGTTCGATGCGGAAAAGGCGGTGCGCGCGGGAGCCCGGTTGGTGGGGATCAACCACCGGGATTTGACGAGCTTCCGCGTCGACCTCGGGGTTTCCGAACGCATCGTACCGCTTCTTTCGCCGGGGACGATCGTCGTGGCGGAGAGCGGAATTTCCCGCCCCGAGGACGTGGCCCGTCTCGCCCGGCTCGGCGTGCGCGCCGTGCTCGTGGGTGAGCACTTCATGCGCCAGGCGGACGTCGCCGCCGCCGTGCGCTCCCTTGTGGGGCCGATTTCGTAG
- a CDS encoding anthranilate synthase component I family protein → MFVVHALTRRTPSDTWTPVTLAHALRAYRPVLLESAEGESAVGRHSYVALGRLAEVLFFPDGSFRVLPEEAGTAFSPSRDPEGREGAPFRGRPLAEGLSAFSRLFRLTDEAELPSGRFRGGFLFAASFELAHVLGREGGVLPPARRAPADASAPLLYLVLPEVLLTFDHRRGTLEWTSFVLFREGADAEERRAKEAEARKRLERLWEASADARLPLALLEEAGDEADAVPDALVGEEEEAFLRRVEGVLAAVRKGEVEQVVLSHRMEIPLSELVLPAGDERDLASAGRPRERAFEAAFLAYRALRHVNPSPYMYFFPVPRDLPRRESPSPSQNAFESGEDFAALLVGSSPEVLFRIERDGVGGEGARRVLVRPIAGTRRRGRTPEEDLRMREELLADAKEREEHEQLVRLTFADLAPLVAPGSLALAAGGVLETYSHVIHLVSQVEGHLLPDVGAWDVFARLFPAGTVLGAPRARALELLAEEEGSPRGFYGGAVGFVGFDGEADAAIAIRTLVFRGDVVEAQAGAGIVAGSLPAREALEIRNKRRVLLTALGVVRSAMRRPAPRV, encoded by the coding sequence TTGTTTGTCGTACACGCACTCACGCGGCGTACCCCATCGGACACTTGGACCCCCGTAACCCTCGCCCACGCGCTTCGCGCTTACCGGCCCGTGCTTCTCGAGAGCGCCGAAGGAGAGAGCGCCGTAGGGCGCCACTCCTACGTCGCTTTGGGTCGCCTCGCGGAGGTCCTTTTCTTTCCGGACGGAAGCTTTCGGGTCCTTCCCGAAGAGGCGGGGACGGCCTTTTCTCCTTCTCGGGATCCCGAGGGTCGGGAGGGCGCGCCTTTCCGGGGGAGGCCTTTAGCGGAGGGGCTATCTGCCTTTTCCCGCCTCTTCCGCCTTACGGATGAGGCGGAACTCCCCTCGGGGCGCTTTCGCGGCGGCTTTCTCTTTGCCGCGAGTTTTGAGCTCGCGCACGTTCTGGGGAGGGAGGGGGGCGTCCTCCCGCCCGCACGTCGTGCCCCTGCGGATGCTTCCGCACCTCTTCTCTACCTCGTCTTGCCGGAAGTCCTCCTCACCTTCGACCACCGCCGCGGAACGCTCGAGTGGACGTCGTTCGTCCTCTTTCGCGAAGGCGCGGATGCGGAGGAAAGAAGGGCGAAGGAGGCGGAGGCGCGGAAGCGGCTGGAGCGCCTGTGGGAAGCCTCTGCGGATGCCCGGCTGCCCCTGGCGCTCCTCGAAGAGGCAGGGGATGAGGCAGATGCGGTTCCAGACGCCCTCGTAGGGGAAGAGGAAGAAGCGTTCCTCCGGCGCGTGGAGGGCGTTCTCGCCGCCGTTCGAAAGGGAGAAGTCGAGCAGGTCGTCCTCTCGCACCGGATGGAAATCCCGCTCTCCGAACTCGTCCTTCCCGCAGGGGATGAAAGGGACCTCGCTTCAGCGGGGCGCCCGCGGGAACGTGCGTTCGAGGCGGCCTTCCTCGCCTACCGGGCGCTCCGGCACGTGAACCCTTCGCCGTACATGTACTTCTTTCCCGTTCCGCGGGACCTCCCGCGCCGGGAATCCCCCTCCCCTTCCCAGAACGCCTTCGAGTCAGGGGAGGACTTCGCCGCCCTCCTCGTGGGGTCTTCGCCGGAAGTCCTCTTTCGCATCGAGCGCGACGGTGTCGGCGGGGAAGGGGCCAGGCGGGTGCTCGTGCGTCCGATCGCCGGGACGCGGCGCCGGGGCCGTACGCCCGAAGAGGACCTCCGGATGCGGGAGGAGCTCCTGGCAGACGCCAAGGAACGCGAGGAGCACGAACAACTCGTCCGCCTCACCTTTGCCGACCTCGCTCCGCTCGTCGCGCCGGGGTCGCTCGCCCTTGCTGCGGGCGGCGTGCTCGAGACGTACTCGCACGTGATCCACCTCGTCTCGCAGGTGGAAGGGCACCTCCTCCCGGACGTGGGCGCGTGGGATGTCTTTGCCCGCCTCTTTCCGGCGGGCACCGTGCTCGGCGCGCCGCGGGCGCGGGCGCTCGAGCTTCTGGCCGAAGAGGAGGGTTCTCCCCGAGGCTTTTACGGCGGTGCCGTGGGGTTCGTCGGCTTCGACGGCGAGGCGGACGCGGCGATCGCCATCCGCACGCTCGTCTTTCGCGGGGACGTCGTCGAGGCGCAGGCGGGGGCGGGGATCGTCGCCGGCTCCTTGCCCGCGCGGGAGGCGCTGGAAATCCGCAACAAACGCCGCGTGCTCCTCACCGCCTTGGGCGTCGTTCGCTCGGCCATGAGGCGTCCGGCGCCGCGGGTTTGA
- a CDS encoding asparagine synthetase B family protein, protein MSGLWGVARFVRSHAEDGTVGEEGPSRDGVLEAMAGRALHRGSPEIAYRREGIGIGVWIDRGSPGASEGEVKALGVRRGAIDLRTGRYALFDGRPANARGILRYARLLFGGRLPETSTGDEVERAILALYDRFGEGAFSYLHGAFVLVLHDPEAETLYLVRDPFGVRPLFYSAGGGSLAFASELKALLPALSQAPEVNFEALLMYLTLQYVPGPFTPFREVFRLRPGHFLRVRPAGTEEVRYFTPTVDPVERTEEFWTHAIRATVERTFDAEWIPGETGVLLSSGVDSSILAALARRRGDVPTFSVCFGGPNDECPLAEATARFLGTKHRSWPVTPEEYFGRAAEAAFAFDEPLGDPSAVGLYLLVGRASEYVRKVLSGEGSDEFFGGYRIYLEPAAISWAAHLPGPVRRALRTLFRSLPGFYGKNYLLRSVTPLEERYVGNAKVFTEDRFAAFRPEVRDALRGARDAFSWAKEVYASLPPAVDDVARMQLVDLNLWLPGDILVKGERSTAAHGVHLGMPFMHFDVYRLASRIPSSFKVRGGQSKYVVRQAFRDILPPHVVDRPKLGFPVPLRDWLRQGYADRIVARIAESPAAAFLDVDYAASLAREHAEGRRDNARKLYVLYALALWSEVFLASAARAGASPDKGGVSRDLAL, encoded by the coding sequence ATGAGCGGGCTTTGGGGTGTTGCACGTTTCGTTCGGTCTCATGCGGAGGACGGAACGGTCGGCGAAGAGGGCCCGTCTCGCGACGGCGTCCTCGAGGCGATGGCCGGGCGTGCGTTGCACCGGGGTTCTCCGGAAATCGCCTATCGGCGGGAAGGAATCGGAATCGGCGTTTGGATCGACCGAGGATCTCCCGGGGCTTCGGAGGGGGAGGTGAAGGCCCTCGGCGTGCGTCGGGGTGCCATAGACCTCCGAACGGGACGCTACGCCCTCTTCGACGGAAGGCCGGCCAACGCACGCGGAATCCTGCGCTACGCCCGCCTCCTGTTCGGGGGGAGGCTTCCGGAGACTTCGACGGGGGACGAAGTCGAACGGGCGATCCTCGCCCTCTACGACCGGTTCGGGGAAGGCGCATTTTCCTACCTCCACGGCGCCTTCGTCCTCGTGCTCCATGACCCCGAAGCGGAGACACTGTACCTCGTCCGCGATCCTTTCGGCGTTCGTCCTTTGTTCTACTCCGCAGGGGGCGGGAGTTTGGCCTTTGCATCCGAGCTCAAGGCCCTCCTTCCCGCCCTCTCGCAGGCGCCCGAGGTAAACTTCGAAGCCTTGCTCATGTACCTCACCCTGCAGTACGTCCCCGGCCCCTTTACGCCGTTTCGCGAGGTATTCCGCCTTCGTCCCGGCCACTTCCTCCGCGTTCGCCCCGCGGGTACGGAGGAAGTGCGCTACTTTACCCCGACCGTCGATCCCGTCGAGCGGACGGAGGAGTTCTGGACGCACGCGATCCGCGCGACGGTAGAGCGGACGTTCGATGCGGAGTGGATTCCCGGCGAAACCGGCGTACTTCTCTCCAGCGGAGTCGATTCTTCGATCCTGGCGGCGCTCGCCCGAAGGCGCGGAGACGTGCCGACGTTTTCCGTATGCTTCGGGGGCCCGAACGACGAATGTCCCTTGGCGGAGGCGACGGCGCGCTTCCTGGGGACGAAGCACCGCTCTTGGCCGGTGACGCCCGAGGAGTACTTCGGGCGCGCGGCGGAGGCCGCCTTCGCCTTTGACGAGCCCCTCGGAGATCCGTCGGCCGTAGGGCTCTACCTCCTCGTGGGGCGCGCCTCAGAGTACGTGCGCAAGGTCCTCTCCGGCGAAGGCTCCGACGAGTTCTTCGGAGGGTACCGCATTTACTTGGAGCCGGCCGCCATCTCCTGGGCCGCCCACCTCCCCGGACCGGTACGCCGCGCGCTCCGCACGCTCTTTCGCAGCCTCCCGGGATTCTACGGGAAAAACTACCTCTTGCGCTCCGTGACCCCCTTGGAGGAGCGCTACGTGGGGAACGCCAAGGTCTTCACCGAAGACCGATTTGCGGCCTTCCGACCGGAGGTTCGCGACGCGCTTCGCGGAGCACGCGACGCCTTTTCCTGGGCAAAGGAGGTCTACGCCTCCTTGCCGCCTGCCGTGGACGACGTCGCCCGCATGCAGCTCGTCGACCTCAACCTCTGGCTTCCCGGGGACATTCTCGTAAAGGGCGAGCGCTCGACGGCGGCGCACGGGGTGCACCTGGGAATGCCCTTCATGCACTTCGACGTCTACCGCCTTGCCTCGCGCATCCCTTCGTCGTTCAAGGTACGCGGAGGGCAGAGCAAGTACGTCGTCCGCCAAGCCTTCCGCGACATCCTTCCCCCGCACGTCGTCGATCGGCCGAAGCTCGGCTTCCCCGTACCGCTTCGCGACTGGCTGCGCCAAGGGTATGCCGACCGGATCGTCGCCCGCATCGCCGAATCGCCAGCAGCCGCCTTTCTCGACGTAGACTACGCCGCTTCGCTCGCCCGCGAACACGCGGAGGGAAGGCGGGACAACGCCCGCAAGCTCTACGTCCTCTACGCCCTCGCCCTGTGGTCGGAGGTCTTCCTCGCCTCGGCGGCACGTGCGGGCGCATCTCCGGATAAAGGGGGAGTTTCCCGTGACCTCGCCCTCTGA
- a CDS encoding DMT family transporter, translating to MSVVYALFAGVLWGTIGLFVRALGAQGLSSVDIVVLRAVLTSLLLFAYLAVRRMPLFPGGWALPYLLGTGVASMALFNWAYFQAIRLTPLPVAVALLYTAPAFVVLLARVVLGEKIARAKALALVASVLGVLFVSGAGFGAFSGFAGTGYGLLAGFAYGLYTIFAKPLAGKVPPEVVAAYTFLFAGLALAPFASPLAEEAAWFRGSVLAVGLAFALFPTALAYTLYTKSLEGLDAGRAAILVTVEPVVATLLGIFVLGDAVRPLQLVGSALVVVGAVLVGRKS from the coding sequence GTGTCCGTCGTCTACGCCCTTTTTGCCGGCGTGTTGTGGGGTACGATCGGGCTCTTCGTCCGCGCCTTGGGCGCGCAGGGCCTGTCCTCGGTGGACATCGTCGTCCTCCGCGCCGTCTTGACTTCGCTCCTCCTTTTCGCCTATCTCGCCGTTCGGCGTATGCCCCTCTTTCCCGGGGGTTGGGCGCTGCCCTACCTTTTGGGGACGGGCGTGGCGAGTATGGCTCTCTTCAACTGGGCGTACTTTCAGGCGATTCGCCTCACGCCCCTGCCCGTGGCCGTGGCTCTCCTCTACACGGCGCCGGCCTTTGTCGTCCTCCTCGCCCGCGTCGTCTTGGGCGAGAAGATCGCGCGTGCGAAGGCGCTCGCCCTCGTCGCCTCCGTCCTCGGCGTGCTGTTCGTCTCGGGTGCAGGGTTTGGGGCGTTTTCGGGTTTTGCGGGTACGGGCTACGGGCTTCTCGCCGGCTTCGCCTACGGTCTGTACACGATCTTCGCCAAGCCGCTCGCGGGGAAGGTGCCGCCGGAAGTCGTCGCCGCATACACCTTTCTCTTTGCGGGGCTCGCCCTTGCGCCGTTTGCCTCCCCGCTCGCGGAAGAGGCGGCTTGGTTCCGCGGATCCGTCCTCGCCGTAGGTCTGGCGTTTGCCCTCTTTCCCACCGCCCTCGCCTACACGCTCTACACGAAATCGCTCGAAGGGCTCGACGCTGGCCGCGCGGCGATCCTCGTCACTGTGGAGCCCGTCGTGGCGACGCTTCTCGGGATTTTCGTCTTGGGGGATGCGGTTCGGCCGCTTCAGCTCGTCGGGAGCGCCCTCGTGGTGGTCGGCGCCGTCCTCGTCGGGCGGAAGTCGTAG
- a CDS encoding ABC transporter ATP-binding protein: MSLRVLSEEPPGSVGSTLLEIERVTKRYGARIAVDDVSLNVSAGECLGLLGPNGAGKSTLLAAASGIVRPDAGSIRIGTWDIWKRPREAKRLIGFVPQDVALYPTLTARENLAFWGALAGIGDARALCKRMDEVLELVGLEERDRDRVRNFSGGMKRRLNIAASLLHEPSLLFLDEPTVGIDPQSRRHILDTVRNLVRDKGLTVVYTSHYMEEVEDLCTRVAIIDQGKVLVVGTLDEVKNIAGEHETVELEVQGDAEAARTLLATHPAVLAVAESGGKADAAETLLVLRVERADHAIPQILAALISQLGGRVTLRTLRVRRPDLETAFLALTGRTLRV, from the coding sequence ATGTCGCTTCGAGTGCTTTCCGAAGAGCCCCCCGGTTCTGTCGGTTCCACCCTCCTCGAGATCGAGCGCGTTACGAAGCGCTACGGCGCGCGGATCGCCGTGGACGACGTGAGCCTGAACGTATCCGCAGGCGAGTGCTTAGGTCTCCTCGGACCCAACGGCGCGGGCAAGTCCACCTTGCTCGCCGCCGCCTCGGGGATCGTCCGCCCGGACGCAGGCAGCATCCGCATCGGAACCTGGGACATCTGGAAAAGGCCGCGGGAAGCAAAGCGCCTCATCGGGTTTGTCCCCCAAGACGTCGCCCTCTACCCCACCCTCACCGCCAGAGAAAACCTCGCCTTTTGGGGGGCGTTGGCGGGGATCGGCGATGCGCGCGCCCTGTGCAAGCGCATGGATGAAGTCCTCGAACTCGTGGGCCTCGAAGAACGCGACCGAGACCGCGTGCGCAACTTCTCGGGAGGGATGAAGCGGCGCCTGAACATCGCGGCGTCCCTCCTCCACGAGCCGTCCCTCCTCTTTTTGGACGAGCCTACGGTGGGCATCGATCCACAGAGCCGGAGGCACATCCTGGACACCGTCCGCAACCTCGTCCGGGACAAAGGACTCACCGTGGTGTATACGAGCCACTACATGGAAGAAGTCGAAGACCTCTGCACACGCGTTGCGATCATCGATCAGGGGAAAGTTCTCGTCGTAGGGACCTTGGACGAAGTAAAGAACATCGCGGGAGAACACGAGACCGTAGAACTCGAGGTCCAAGGGGATGCCGAAGCTGCCCGCACCCTTCTCGCAACCCATCCCGCCGTCCTCGCCGTCGCCGAAAGTGGGGGAAAAGCCGATGCCGCCGAAACGCTCCTCGTGCTCCGCGTCGAACGCGCCGACCACGCCATTCCGCAGATCCTGGCCGCGCTCATTTCCCAGCTCGGCGGACGCGTAACCCTCCGCACCCTCCGCGTGCGCCGCCCCGACCTGGAAACCGCCTTCCTCGCCCTTACCGGACGAACGCTCCGGGTGTAG
- a CDS encoding phosphoribosylanthranilate isomerase — MDLAATRGESAPTIKVCGVRQLDTLLLLTDLEVEYAGFVFVPGSRRYISPAAYHELLHAYAREVRRREALTLKLGLSNPPEGGGRAVEAAGEGGASEEDSAPSTKRRLPKRVGVFVRPSLRAIEAVLSRGPLGVLQLHGVAEAREVEDVYFAFRIPVVLAVGPEDFSLVQGVRVPLHAVLVDSPGGGTGRTFPWEVLPRWRALADALETRLWVAGGLTPENVGELLRTYRPDGVDVSSGVERDGEKDPERIRAFVRAVRGGAGE; from the coding sequence GTGGACCTTGCTGCGACGCGGGGGGAATCCGCTCCGACGATCAAGGTCTGCGGGGTGCGGCAGTTGGACACGCTCCTCCTCCTCACGGACCTGGAAGTAGAGTACGCCGGGTTCGTCTTCGTTCCCGGGAGCCGCCGCTACATTTCCCCCGCCGCCTACCACGAGCTTCTGCACGCGTACGCCCGGGAAGTGCGTCGCCGCGAGGCGCTTACCCTGAAGTTGGGACTTTCGAATCCTCCGGAAGGAGGGGGGCGTGCCGTCGAAGCGGCGGGCGAGGGCGGGGCGTCCGAGGAGGACTCCGCCCCTTCCACAAAGCGGCGCCTTCCCAAGCGCGTGGGGGTCTTCGTACGGCCCAGCCTTAGGGCGATCGAGGCCGTCCTCTCCCGCGGGCCGCTCGGAGTCCTTCAGCTTCACGGCGTCGCCGAAGCGCGGGAGGTGGAGGACGTCTATTTTGCCTTTCGCATTCCCGTCGTCCTCGCCGTCGGTCCGGAGGACTTTTCCCTCGTCCAGGGCGTGCGCGTCCCCCTTCACGCCGTCCTCGTGGATTCGCCGGGCGGGGGTACCGGGCGTACGTTTCCTTGGGAAGTCCTTCCGCGCTGGCGCGCCCTCGCCGATGCGTTGGAGACGCGCCTATGGGTTGCGGGCGGGCTCACGCCGGAAAACGTCGGCGAACTCCTCCGCACCTACCGACCGGACGGCGTCGACGTTTCCTCGGGAGTCGAGCGGGACGGGGAAAAGGACCCGGAACGCATTCGCGCCTTCGTCCGCGCGGTGCGCGGAGGGGCGGGAGAATAG